The following proteins are co-located in the Escherichia fergusonii ATCC 35469 genome:
- a CDS encoding DUF1198 family protein: MIWIMLATVVVVFVVGFRVLTSGTRRAIRRLSERLNIDVVPVESMIDQMGKMPGEEFLYYLHRPDESHLQNAAQVLLIWQIVIVDGSEQNLLRWYRLLQKARLAAPITDAQVRLALGFLRELEPDMQEINAFQMRYNALFQPEEGVFWLH, from the coding sequence ATGATCTGGATAATGCTTGCCACCGTCGTGGTGGTGTTTGTGGTTGGTTTTCGGGTTCTGACGTCAGGCACCCGACGGGCGATTCGCCGTTTAAGCGAACGACTTAATATTGATGTTGTACCTGTAGAATCGATGATCGATCAGATGGGTAAAATGCCTGGTGAAGAGTTTTTGTATTATTTGCATCGCCCGGATGAATCTCATCTGCAAAATGCTGCTCAGGTGTTACTTATCTGGCAAATTGTGATTGTCGATGGTAGTGAGCAGAACTTGTTACGTTGGTATCGGTTGTTGCAAAAAGCGCGTCTTGCTGCGCCAATCACTGATGCCCAGGTCCGTCTGGCGCTGGGTTTTCTCCGTGAGTTAGAGCCAGATATGCAGGAGATTAATGCCTTCCAAATGCGCTATAAC